CCCCGGCTTCCCCCGCTCAGCCCGCTCAACCCTCGATGACCCGGCTCGCCACCGCCTCGCTCGTCGGCACCGCCATCGAGTTCTTCGACTTCTTCGTCTACGGGACCGCCGCCGCCCTCGTCCTCGGGCCGCTCTTCTTCCCGACCTTCTCCCCGCTCGCCGGGACCCTGGCCGCCTTCGGCACCTTCGCCATCGGCTTCGTCGCCCGCCCGCTGGGCTCGGTCCTCTTCGGGCACGTCGGCGACCGGTACGGCCGCAGGCCGGTCCTCTTCGCCTCGCTGCTCCTGACCGGCTGCGCCACCGTCGCGGTCGGCTGTGTCCCCACGTACGCGACGCTCGGCATCGCCGCCCCCCTGCTCCTGCTCGTCCTCCGCTTCCTCCAGGGCCTGGGGCTGGGCGGCGAATGGGGCGGGGCGGTCCTGCTGACGGCCGAGCACGCGCCGGCGCACCGGCGTGCCCTGTGGGCCAGCTTCCCGCAGATCGGCCCGGCGGTCGGCTTCCTCCTCGCGAACGGGGTGATGCTGGCGCTCACGGCGGGCCTGAGCGACGCGGAGTTCCGTTCCTGGGGCTGGCGGGTGCCGTTCTGGGCGGCGGGGCTGCTCGCGGCGGCGGGGCTGCTGCTGCGCTCCTCCCTGGCGGAGACCCCGCAGTTCGAGGAGCTGGCCGCGTCGGGACGGCGGGCGGGCGCCCCGCTGGCCGAGGTCGTCCGCGACCACTGGCGGCTGGTGCTGCTGACGGCCGGGGCGCTCGCCGTCGGGTACGCGGTGTTCTACACGGTCTCCACCTGGGCCCTCACCTACGGCACCGAGCGGCTCGGGGTGAGCAGCACGGTCATGCTGACCTGCGTCATGGCCGCGGTGGCGGTCAAGGGCGCGGCCACCCCGTTC
Above is a genomic segment from Streptomyces sp. NBC_00094 containing:
- a CDS encoding MFS transporter; the protein is MTRLATASLVGTAIEFFDFFVYGTAAALVLGPLFFPTFSPLAGTLAAFGTFAIGFVARPLGSVLFGHVGDRYGRRPVLFASLLLTGCATVAVGCVPTYATLGIAAPLLLLVLRFLQGLGLGGEWGGAVLLTAEHAPAHRRALWASFPQIGPAVGFLLANGVMLALTAGLSDAEFRSWGWRVPFWAAGLLAAAGLLLRSSLAETPQFEELAASGRRAGAPLAEVVRDHWRLVLLTAGALAVGYAVFYTVSTWALTYGTERLGVSSTVMLTCVMAAVAVKGAATPFVALLADRWGRRPLCLAGCAASALWMFPMVALLHTAQPLLMFLGFLGSLLAFITMFAVVAAYLPELYEPRVRCTGAAVGYNLAGVLGGALTPIVATTLSDGGSGPPWGVAAYLTVVALVSLGCFALLPETLPSRCEAVEGAPA